The Spirosoma radiotolerans genome has a window encoding:
- the fabG gene encoding 3-oxoacyl-[acyl-carrier-protein] reductase, with the protein MDLLKGKVALITGASRGIGRAMAQKFAQEGASVAFTYLSSVEKGQALENELRAFGGQVKGYRSDASDYKAADDLIAQVLADFGKLDVLINNAGITKDGLLMRMTEEQWDTVINVNLKSVFNLTKAAIKSMMKAKSGSIINLTSVVGIRGNAGQANYAASKAGIIGFTKSVALELGSRNIRSNAIAPGFIETEMTGEINEKALEEWKQQIPMKRGGQPEEVADCAVFLASDLSRYITGQVLQVDGGMLT; encoded by the coding sequence ATGGATTTACTGAAAGGAAAAGTTGCCCTGATTACGGGTGCGTCGCGCGGAATTGGACGGGCTATGGCACAAAAGTTTGCTCAGGAAGGTGCCAGTGTTGCCTTTACCTACTTGTCGAGTGTTGAGAAAGGACAGGCGCTGGAGAACGAACTTCGGGCGTTTGGTGGACAAGTAAAAGGCTATCGCTCCGATGCATCGGACTATAAAGCCGCCGACGACCTCATTGCCCAGGTTCTCGCCGATTTTGGCAAACTCGATGTACTGATCAACAACGCTGGTATTACAAAAGATGGCTTGTTAATGCGTATGACCGAAGAACAATGGGACACGGTAATTAACGTTAATCTTAAGTCGGTCTTTAACCTCACTAAAGCGGCCATTAAATCCATGATGAAAGCAAAGTCGGGTTCTATTATCAACCTGACATCGGTGGTGGGCATTCGGGGCAATGCGGGGCAGGCCAATTACGCAGCCTCAAAAGCAGGGATCATTGGGTTTACAAAATCTGTTGCCCTTGAACTGGGTTCGCGGAACATCCGCTCCAATGCCATTGCTCCAGGCTTTATTGAAACTGAGATGACCGGTGAGATTAATGAAAAGGCGCTTGAGGAATGGAAACAGCAAATTCCAATGAAACGAGGAGGCCAACCCGAAGAAGTCGCTGATTGTGCTGTCTTCTTAGCCTCCGACCTCTCCCGATACATCACCGGTCAGGTACTGCAAGTAGACGGAGGCATGTTAACCTAA